GCTACCCACTTCTTCCACCACAAATTTAACCAGCGCGCCGCCCGCTACATCGCTAATGGATTTCAAGCGCAAAATGGTGCCCCAATGCACCGCGGCCAAATGCTCCATAAAAATAGGCAGCGTCGCCAATTCATGGTCGGCAAGGCGATAGGGGTAGCGCAATTCAATGGTGATGGCTTCTGCAAAAATTCGTTCAAACTCATGCATCCGGTAGGCGGTTTTTTGCTTACCTGCTTTATCCCAATAACTGTGCGTACAGCGGATATTATTGATAAGCCAACCTGTTGTATTGGTGTCCCAGAGTTTTGCACCGCTGAGGTCGGTATTCATCAGTTTGGCTTTGCTCAGGCTGGCACTGCGCAAATCGCAATCGCTGAGATCGGCATTGGAAAAATCAACTTTGTGTAAATCCATACCGGACAAATCAACACCGGAAAAATTGGCGGATTTACACAGCGCGCCGCTCAAGCGTGCGCCTTGGAAATTGCAGTTAATTAAGCGGGCGCCGGCCAGTAACGCATTGCTTAAATCGGCATCCTGCAAATTGGCGCCTTCCAGATTGGTATTGGTCAAATCCACACGCGCCAATTGTTGCCCGGTCAAATTACTCCCCACCAAAGAAACATCGCGCAGCATTAAGCCGCTAATATCCTGTCCGCGAAAATCAATGTAATCCAAAATAGCATTAGTGGTATTGGCGGTGAGCAGGTTGGCCAAGCGCAATTGTGAATGGCTTAAATTGCAACGTGTCAGATTAGTGGCAATTAATTTGGCCTGGGAGAAATCGTTATGCTGCAACAGCGAGCCTTCGCAGTTGACCCAGATTAAATCTGTATGCTTAAAAACACAGTGGGTAATGGTGGCGTAGCGCAGCGAGATTTTGGAGAAATCATAGTGGCTCAAATCCATGCCGTGCAATTCAATGCCGTCCAGATTAATGTCGCCAGGCGCGTTTTGCTTGCGCCATAAGTTCCAGGCGCTAGCTCCTTTGTTCAATTCATGAAGTATCCGTTCTTGGTTCATGTGTTCCGTAAGGCCAGTAATGAGTGGAAGTTGTTGTGTATGCCTTGTTGTTATTGATTGTTATGGGTGCTTGCTGGCGCGCATTTTACGCTCAATTGCCCAGCAGAGCCATGCGTAGGCGAAGATTCACTCAAGCTGCCAGTCGCTGCCGTAAGTTTTAACCAGCTCCGCCTGTAATTGGGTCAGCACCATCAGCGCGGGATAAGGCAAATGCAGGACATTCGCCTCTGTTGTTAATTCATCGTTAGGATTAATGCGGATAATTCGCGCGTGGTGTTCGTGCTGGATACGCGCCGAAAAATGGCGCGCCGAGGGCACCGCCGTGCCCGCCCCTATCTCAATCACCAATGGGTGCGCAACCCGCGCCAGCCAGCGCTCCTGGTATAAATGCTGTTTACGCGTGCGCTCATAGACCCAATCCACATCGTCGAACATCAGGATATTCGGGCGCGCCAAGCGACCACAATGGGTACAGCGCGGCGTATGGCTGCGCAGCCGGCACAAATTTTCATCGACCTCGGGCTGAAACTCCACTGCGCTCCACACAAAATTGCCACAGGGCTCAAGGCATTGCAGGTAGTGGATGGAGCCATGGCATTCATGCACGCGCATCAAATCAAACCCGGCCTTAAAAAAATGCCCATCTACATTACTGGTAAATACCTGATAGTGATTGGGCATCTTATGCCCCCAATGCAGCAGCAGGCCATAACCGGCGTGGGGCTCGGTGCGGCGGTACAAATTCAGGCGATGCCCATAAAACCCCCAGGCGCGCTCGGGGTTATCATAAAACGCTCTGGGGTTGGCGATATCGGTAAACCCCAATTGTTCTCGCCCCAGTGCGGGGTATGCCCGCCAAAATCCTTCCGGGCCGCGAAAATCCGGCAGGCCCGAATCCACCGACATACCGGCGCCAGTGCTAATCACCAGCGAATCTGCCTCGGCGATCCAACTGGCGGCTTGGGAAAGCGCTTGTTCAAGGTTAATCGGGTGATGGCTCATAGTGTGGTTTTCCGGGGCAATGCTTTAACTCAAGGGATGCTTTCTTTATAGTACGCCCGCTGAAAAAATTCCCTGTCATCGGCGCAAGGCCGATGACTTTTTCTACCGAGGTATAGCCCCCATGGCTCAATACGTATACAGCATGCACCGGCTTGGCAAAGTTGTGCCACCCAAGCGTGAAATTTTGAAAGATATTTCCCTGTCGTTTTTCCCCGGCGCCAAGATCGGCGTACTCGGCCTGAACGGCTCAGGTAAATCCACCCTGTTGCGCATTATGGCGGGCGTTGATCAGGATTTTAATGGCGAAGCGCGCCCCATGCCCGGCATCAAAATCGGTTATTTACCCCAAGAGCCGCAGCTTGACCCCGCCAAAGATGTACTGGGCAACGTGCAAGATGGCGTGCGTGAAGCCGTAGATGCACTGGCCGAGCTGGATGCCATCTACGCGGCCTACGCCGAACCCGATGCCGACTTCGATGACCTGGCCAAAAAACAAGCCAAGTGCGAAGACATCATCCAGGCCTGGGATGCCCATAACCTGCAACACACGCTGGAAGTGGCCGCCGATGCCCTGCGCCTGCCGCCGTGGGATGCGGATGTAACCAAACTCTCCGGCGGTGAGCGCCGCCGTGTGGCCCTGTGCCGCTTGCTGCTGTCGCGCCCCGATATGCTGCTGTTGGACGAACCGACCAACCACTTGGACGCCGAATCCGTTTACTGGTTGGAGCAATTCCTGCACAGTTTCAGCGGCACCGTCGTGGCGATTACCCACGACCGCTACTTCCTCGATAACGCCGCCGGTTGGATTCTGGAACTCGACCGCGGCCACGGTATTCCGTACGAAGGTAACTACACCAGTTGGCTGGAGCAAAAAGATGCCCGTTTGGAGCAAGAACAACGTGCAGAAGCCGCTCACCAGAAAGCCTTGAAAACCGAATTGGAATGGGTTCGCCAAAATCCAAAAGGCCGCCAAGCCAAGAGCAAGGCGCGTCTGGCCCGCTTTGATGAATTGCAATCGCAAGAATTCCAGGCGCGCAACGAAACCAACGAGATCTACATCCCGCCGGGTGAGCGCCTGGGCGATAAAGTCATTGTGTTAGAAAACGTCAGCAAGGGTTATGGCGATCGCCTACTGATCGACAACCTGTCGCTCAGTATTCCCAAAGGCGCGGTGGTGGGGATTGTCGGCGGTAACGGTGCGGGTAAATCCACCCTGTTCCGTATGATTGCCGGCACCGAGCAACCCGATAGCGGCACCGTAACCATTGGCGATACCGTGAAAGTCGCTTATGTAGAGCAAAGCCGTGAAAATCTGGACGATAAAAAATCCGTGTGGGAAGCCGTATCCGACGGCTTGGATATTCTGAAAATCGGCAACTATGAAGTGAACTCGCGCTCCTACGTGGGCCGCTTTAACTTCAAAGGCTCAGATCAACAAAAGCGCGTGGGCGAACTCTCGGGCGGTGAACGCGGCCGTTTGCACTTGGCCAACACCTTGAAACAAGGCGCTAACGTGCTGTTACTCGACGAACCCTCCAACGATTTGGACATCGAAACCCTGCGCGCCCTGGAAGATGCGATCCTCGCCTTCCCCGGCTGTGTTCTGGTGATCTCGCATGACCGCTGGTTCCTCGACCGTATCGCCACCCACATCCTCGCCTACGAAGGCGATTCCGATATTGTCTTCTTTGAGGGTAACTACACGGAATACCACGAGGATTTCGTCAAACGCAAAGGCCACGACTCACAGCCCAAGCGCATGAAGTACAAACCGCTCAAGGCGTAAAAATCCGCGTAAAAAAACGCATAAAAGGCAGCCACACTGGCTGCCTTTTTTTTCACCTGTGTCACACTCAAGCACCTGCATAACTCACAAATACAACAATCGCCACACACTTGGGGAGCTTTCATGCTGCAACAACGCTCATTATTGGTATTGCTGTTTCTGGGCTGGTGTACCTCGGCAAACGCTGCTTCCACTGGGTTGGATTTAACCAACAGCCTGGCAGGCTGGTTTTGTGTCGGCTTGTTTGTGATTGCCTATGCATTTGTGATGTTGGAAGAAAAACTGCACCTGCGCAAATCCAAACCGGTACTGGCTGCCGCCGGTATCATCTGGGTCGTTATTGGCTGGGTTTACACGCAGCACGAACAATCCGCTCTTGCGGAGCAAGCCTTTCGCCATACCCTGCTTGAATTTGCCGAACTGATGTTATTTTTGCTAGTCGCCATGACATACATTAATGCCATGGATGAACGCGGCTTATTCAACGCCTTGCGCGGATGGATGATTAAAAAAGGCTTTACCTATCGCCAACTGTTTTGGATTACCGGCTTGATGGCATTTTTTATATCGCCCATTGCCGACAACCTCACCACCGCATTGCTGATGTGCGCAGTAGTATTAAAAATCGCTGAAAATGAAAAAGCCTTTATCAATATGTGCTGCGTCAACATTATTGTCGCCGCCAACGCAGGCGGCGCTTTCAGCCCATTTGGTGACATCACCACACTCATGGTATGGCAAGCGGGAAAAGTCGACTTTTTTACCTTCTTCCATTTATTCATCCCCTCGCTGGTCAACTTTGCCCTACCCGCCGCGATTATGAGTTTTTTCATCAACAATAAAAAACCACACAAAGATGAAGAGGATTTATTTCTGGAAACCCTCACCTACAAAGAGGGCGCCTTTCCAATCCTGTTTTTATTTTTAGCCACCATCGCCAGTGCAGTACTCGGTCACATCCTCATTCATATGCCACCAGTGCTCGGCATGATGCTGGGCTTGGCCTACCTGAAAATTTACGGTTTCTATTTGCGCAAAAAAGGCATAGTAGATTTAAAAAATGCAGAGCAAAGTGCCTCTGACTTCATGCCGAAAAATGACGAAAACCCCATCACCAAAGTGCCCCTCCCCTTTGATGTATTTCAACCCCTGGCCCGCCTGGAATGGGACACGCTGTTATTTTTCTACGGTGTGATTATGTGTGTCGGTGGTTTAGGTTTTATGGGCTACTTAACACTGCTGTCAGAATCGCTCTACGGCAATTTCAGCCACACCGTCTCCAACGTGAGCCTCGGTTTGATCTCCGCCGTCATCGACAACATCCCCGTCATGTACGCCGTACTTACCATGGCTCCGGACTTCTCCCAAGGCCAATGGCTGCTTATTACTTTAACAACCGGTGTCGGCGGCAGCATGCTATCAATCGGTTCCGCCGCCGGTGTCGCTCTCATGGGCCAAGCCCGCGGCTACTACAGTTTTCTCGGCCATTTAAAATGGACGCCGGTAGTCGCCTTGGGTTATGTCGCCAGTATTTATTCACACCTGTGGTTAAATGCTTCCATTATGTAAAGTTGGGCAGGTTAAAAGTAATGACTGTGTTGAATGCTATAACGCATGGTAATTGCGAGTGCGCGTAAGCTAAATTGGCGCGGAAGGTATTGGTTTTTTGGATTTTCCACTTTTCTCGAGCAAAATAATCATTTCTTTCGCCACCAATGCAGCAGAAGGGAGGAACATTGTGGAAACAATACGTCCATCAATAATGACATCATGTTTATCCGCGATGTTATCTTTATTGATTATCCGCGCCCCATTCTTGCGAAGCTGTTTTTCGACGAAAAATGGGAGGAGCGAGCCTTGTTTGGCCCATGACTTTTCTTTTTCGGTAGAGTCAGGAAATCCGGCGACTTGCTTTCCCTCAACCAGAAACTTTCCGCTACTCAGTTTTACATTTGCAAAACCGCCAGCACCATGCCCACTGCTACCGATCACGCCGCCTTTCTCATAAATCGCTGCCATGACATTTAACAGCTTTTTATTTGAAGCTACATCGAACAGTGTTCCGTATCCTCCGCCAATAAAAACGGCTGCGTATTCATCAGGCTTTATCTGATCCGGCGCCAGAGAACTATTGGCCCGCTCTAAAAAACCTTCATATTTTATGGTGTAGCTACTAATGCCTACTGGCTCCATCATAAACGGCACGACGTCTCCCGAGGGGGATGCAAATTCCACATCATATCCATGAGAGACAAAAACGTGATATGGGGGCGCGTACTCCCATAGATTATTCCTGGCATCATGTTTATCAGGATCACCCATATCTTCAACATTAGAGGCAATAATCAGAATTTTCTTAAGATCATTAGATTGTGCGGGCACAGAAAAAAATGCCAGTAGGATTAGTGCTATTAATAGATTTTTCATTTTCACTCCATTGATACAAGTTATTTTCTTTCATTTTCAGTCGAGCCGCATATACCAAGTGCCTCAATATGCTGCAATTCCACACGACTAACCTATGGCCCATTCCGCCGCAATCTTCCCCACCTCAGCGAGAACAGCTTCATGCCTTGCTTCTATTTTTTCCGTGTATTCACCACTATCAAAATAGGCTGCAATGATGATGGGGTTCTTACCAGGGGGAAAAGTAATAGCAACGTCATTGCACTTATTAGTCGTTCCTTCATCGCGCCCGGTTCCAGTCTTGTTCCCAGTACGCCATTCAGTGGGAAGACCAGCTCGCAACCGCCGAGCACCCGTAGTTGTATTTCGTGCCCACTCCAGAAGTCGTTCGCGCGAATCTGGCCGTAAAATGCTGCCAGTCAAAATTCGACTGACAAGCTGGGCATAAGCAAGAGGTGAAGTAGTGTCGCGAGTATCGGCAGAAAGAACCAAACCTAGATCCGGCTCATAACGATCCAGGCGAGTGACAGTATCACCCATCTCTCTGAACTTTGCGGTGACAGCCTTAGGGCCGCCCAAGCGCTTAACTAAAAGGTTCGCCGCAACGCCATCGCTCTTTTCTTGAGCCGCTTGCGCCAAGGTGGCAATACTTAAACCTCCCTTGGCAAGATGCTCTCTAGTGACCGGCGCCCAAGGAAGAAGATCCGCCGCTGAATAAGGCAATATCTCATCCAGACTCAACCGCCCGTTATCGGCCTCGCGCAGGCAAGCGGCAACCATCGCCAGTTTGAATGACGAACACATCGCAAAGCGCTCCTCGATACGATTACCACTGACCTCACCGGTAACTGTGTCAAGGAAACAAACTCCGAGGCGCGCCTGCCCCACTTCCAACATCTGAAGCCGCTCAGCGGCATCAAAACGGCGCTTGGCAGGCTTTGATGCAACAGGCATTGCCAGAATTGTGCCTGCCACCACGGAGGCAATCAAAAAGTCGCGTCTATTAAACATTCAACTGATCCTATTGTGATTAAATAAATTCCTATTTGTTGTAAAATTTGGCGACCTAATACCAAGTTCAACGGTAATTTTTCAAGAGGAACTGCTTTTAACTTTTATCATAAGCACACCCCATAATTACATTACTTTTGTTGGGGAATACTTAAGCCGACTGAACATGGCTTGTTGTAACTTCTGCTATTAGCTTACCGGATACATCAATAACCGTTGTTTTAACTACACTAACAGTGCGTCCTTTTTTGACATAATTTGATTTTGCCACAAAGGTTCCTGCCGTATTATTCCCTAATAAGTTGGCATTAATATTTATTGCCAATGGAAAGCCTTTCATACCCTGCTCAGGATTAACTCCTTCAAGAACAAGTACAGATGCGGTTACATCAGCGAGCCACAAAGTAGCACCCGCATTAACAGTACCAAAAGGATTCAATATGCCGGGCTGTATCGGCATTTCAGAAATAACTTCATCTGATGATCTTGCAGTAACCGTAAACTTAATATGACCTTGAACTTCCATACTTACACCTTACCTACAACCAATGAATTAACAATTAGCCAACTTATCCTAAGTGTTCTTAGGTTTTCAACAAACCTTATAAGAAGCTCGTCGAGCAGGGTAAATACAAGAAAAATTCACTTACGACCTGCATACGAAAAATAATGACGATCTTGAATGCCATGGTGAGCGATAACTGCGAGTGGCAGGCTAACTAAATTTGCGCCGTAGGTATTGATTTTCTACCACAGTCGCTTGTTAGAGTTCTTCTTTCTCTGCACACTTTAGTTTTTCGTTACCCAGCTCTAGGTCTGCACTAAAGTTTTTGGATTCAACCGATTGAAAGCAAACCAACTCATGATTTTGACCAAACTCCGAAATTTGGTATTGGGCATCTGCGTCAGTCAGCAGCTTATTTAAACGGACAACTACACCTTTATGATCATTTTTTCTTAGCGCATGCCTTCCATAAATTACTGTGAATTTATTTTCAGGTAGGTTTCCACTTACTATTTTTTTAACCTTTGCTTCGTACAAATAAAATGTGGACCACGTATGACAATCTTCTTCATTGTCTCCGTAGCACATAACACCAGCTGTCTTTCCAGTGTCTTTGATAAACTTTAGGTCAAGTTTTGCAATTAGCTCTTCAGAATGGCAGAAGCTTGAAAACAGAACTGCAACGATAGCGATTATTTTTTTCATTGATAACTCTAAGGCCGCGATAAACGGTGGTTTTTAAGGCTCTTCGTACTCTACTTCAATTTCAAATGGCGCCCTTGCTTTACAGTCTTCAGGGAAGATTCGTTCTATTTTTTTAATGCTTTTAATTTCTACGTTTCTTTCCCATGGCTCACCAGCCAATCCCCACCCTGCGCGCCCCTCTCCTGCTATACGCCCCACAAACTCTACATAAATAGGTTCTCGTATTTTGGCTTTTCGAAGAGCGTACTCATTTGAAATGTTCGTATTACCCACGTCAGTGAAACTCATTCCTTTGCTACCCGAGCACGAGAAAAAGCCGATAAGTTCTTCGTCATCAATAACATAACCAGAAAATGCACTCCACTGATCCGAATAGCTCTTTTCATGGAAAACATACATGCCTGCTCCAGTAAAAACAGTAAGAACAGCGCATATATAAAAATAAGTAGAAATTTGGTTAAAGTTCATGACTGCCTTAACGCCCGTAGCACGCGCGGCCTTGTAGTGGAGGCGCAGCCGCAACGAAAAGGCCGTCGCTGTACCTGCGCTTGTTAAGAGGCGACCTGCTTGCACATGACATCGACCGTCACTCCTTTATATTCGCATCGCTCCATATGACGCCAGCCCAGCTTCTCATAAAGCTTCGAGGCGAACTCGGTGTAGAGATACCATGTACTGATATTTGAGCGAACCGCCTCATCTTCGCATCGAATAATCAATTCGGTTGCTATCCCTTGATGCCGGAAGCCCTCCTTTACGTAGACGGCCGCCAACCAAGGGGATAGATCTGGTTTGGAGTCCATATCGTTCTTTACAAGCGCAGCGGAACCAACAAGCTGATTTCCTGATATTGCAATAAAGATTGAAGGAATACCCTCTCGCCCCGCGGCGTTAGCGATTGCTTCTGCTCGCCCGTCCAAAGTAAGCGATGGATTCAAATGCTTCCATTCTGCATGGTGGAGCTCAGCCAACTCAGCAATGAACTCTTTTTTATCAGCCAGAGGAACGATTTCCACAGTCTTTGCCTCTGGTCCTACCCACAAAAAGTAGACACTCTAACTATGCAGCTAGCGCTGCCCTTCGTTCAAACTCAGCGGGTGCCACATAACCAATACTGGAATGTCGGCGCAAGCGATTGTAGAACACTTCAATGTATTCAAAGATACTGGATTTAGCCTCATCAATCGAGTGAAATTGCTGGGTATAAATCAACTCTACTTTCAAGCGACTAAAGAAGGATTCCATCGGCGCATTATCCCAACAGTTGCCTTTCCTACTCATACTCGGAGTGGCTCCATGACGCACCATAAAATCAATATATTTTTGCGCCCGATATTGAACACCTCGATCAGAGTGGATGATTAG
The nucleotide sequence above comes from Cellvibrio sp. PSBB023. Encoded proteins:
- a CDS encoding pentapeptide repeat-containing protein; the encoded protein is MNQERILHELNKGASAWNLWRKQNAPGDINLDGIELHGMDLSHYDFSKISLRYATITHCVFKHTDLIWVNCEGSLLQHNDFSQAKLIATNLTRCNLSHSQLRLANLLTANTTNAILDYIDFRGQDISGLMLRDVSLVGSNLTGQQLARVDLTNTNLEGANLQDADLSNALLAGARLINCNFQGARLSGALCKSANFSGVDLSGMDLHKVDFSNADLSDCDLRSASLSKAKLMNTDLSGAKLWDTNTTGWLINNIRCTHSYWDKAGKQKTAYRMHEFERIFAEAITIELRYPYRLADHELATLPIFMEHLAAVHWGTILRLKSISDVAGGALVKFVVEEVGSHNPTELKNQLQAEAERIQLAQLMLRNNTQLHLQLKEKVAAIREEFWPRLLELAVDHEHEQVRNLTILFMDLKGFSKWSDGELSEKLSLFRGLVKPILKKFSAGHPNMEGDSLRVTFTNATAGVSCACMIRNVLNAAGFELRIGVELGEVLVVHNEVTDVPDLEGVAVSMAARMEAAAEPGEVLVSQRVRHYAERSELFQFTPRHVPLKKSIGSLAQGETIECFAVHTVKNIQEMLA
- a CDS encoding Sir2 family NAD-dependent protein deacetylase, with protein sequence MSHHPINLEQALSQAASWIAEADSLVISTGAGMSVDSGLPDFRGPEGFWRAYPALGREQLGFTDIANPRAFYDNPERAWGFYGHRLNLYRRTEPHAGYGLLLHWGHKMPNHYQVFTSNVDGHFFKAGFDLMRVHECHGSIHYLQCLEPCGNFVWSAVEFQPEVDENLCRLRSHTPRCTHCGRLARPNILMFDDVDWVYERTRKQHLYQERWLARVAHPLVIEIGAGTAVPSARHFSARIQHEHHARIIRINPNDELTTEANVLHLPYPALMVLTQLQAELVKTYGSDWQLE
- the ettA gene encoding energy-dependent translational throttle protein EttA; translated protein: MAQYVYSMHRLGKVVPPKREILKDISLSFFPGAKIGVLGLNGSGKSTLLRIMAGVDQDFNGEARPMPGIKIGYLPQEPQLDPAKDVLGNVQDGVREAVDALAELDAIYAAYAEPDADFDDLAKKQAKCEDIIQAWDAHNLQHTLEVAADALRLPPWDADVTKLSGGERRRVALCRLLLSRPDMLLLDEPTNHLDAESVYWLEQFLHSFSGTVVAITHDRYFLDNAAGWILELDRGHGIPYEGNYTSWLEQKDARLEQEQRAEAAHQKALKTELEWVRQNPKGRQAKSKARLARFDELQSQEFQARNETNEIYIPPGERLGDKVIVLENVSKGYGDRLLIDNLSLSIPKGAVVGIVGGNGAGKSTLFRMIAGTEQPDSGTVTIGDTVKVAYVEQSRENLDDKKSVWEAVSDGLDILKIGNYEVNSRSYVGRFNFKGSDQQKRVGELSGGERGRLHLANTLKQGANVLLLDEPSNDLDIETLRALEDAILAFPGCVLVISHDRWFLDRIATHILAYEGDSDIVFFEGNYTEYHEDFVKRKGHDSQPKRMKYKPLKA
- the nhaD gene encoding sodium:proton antiporter NhaD; translated protein: MLQQRSLLVLLFLGWCTSANAASTGLDLTNSLAGWFCVGLFVIAYAFVMLEEKLHLRKSKPVLAAAGIIWVVIGWVYTQHEQSALAEQAFRHTLLEFAELMLFLLVAMTYINAMDERGLFNALRGWMIKKGFTYRQLFWITGLMAFFISPIADNLTTALLMCAVVLKIAENEKAFINMCCVNIIVAANAGGAFSPFGDITTLMVWQAGKVDFFTFFHLFIPSLVNFALPAAIMSFFINNKKPHKDEEDLFLETLTYKEGAFPILFLFLATIASAVLGHILIHMPPVLGMMLGLAYLKIYGFYLRKKGIVDLKNAEQSASDFMPKNDENPITKVPLPFDVFQPLARLEWDTLLFFYGVIMCVGGLGFMGYLTLLSESLYGNFSHTVSNVSLGLISAVIDNIPVMYAVLTMAPDFSQGQWLLITLTTGVGGSMLSIGSAAGVALMGQARGYYSFLGHLKWTPVVALGYVASIYSHLWLNASIM
- a CDS encoding type 1 glutamine amidotransferase domain-containing protein, whose translation is MKNLLIALILLAFFSVPAQSNDLKKILIIASNVEDMGDPDKHDARNNLWEYAPPYHVFVSHGYDVEFASPSGDVVPFMMEPVGISSYTIKYEGFLERANSSLAPDQIKPDEYAAVFIGGGYGTLFDVASNKKLLNVMAAIYEKGGVIGSSGHGAGGFANVKLSSGKFLVEGKQVAGFPDSTEKEKSWAKQGSLLPFFVEKQLRKNGARIINKDNIADKHDVIIDGRIVSTMFLPSAALVAKEMIILLEKSGKSKKPIPSAPI
- the bla gene encoding class A beta-lactamase, with amino-acid sequence MFNRRDFLIASVVAGTILAMPVASKPAKRRFDAAERLQMLEVGQARLGVCFLDTVTGEVSGNRIEERFAMCSSFKLAMVAACLREADNGRLSLDEILPYSAADLLPWAPVTREHLAKGGLSIATLAQAAQEKSDGVAANLLVKRLGGPKAVTAKFREMGDTVTRLDRYEPDLGLVLSADTRDTTSPLAYAQLVSRILTGSILRPDSRERLLEWARNTTTGARRLRAGLPTEWRTGNKTGTGRDEGTTNKCNDVAITFPPGKNPIIIAAYFDSGEYTEKIEARHEAVLAEVGKIAAEWAIG
- a CDS encoding PaaI family thioesterase; protein product: MEVQGHIKFTVTARSSDEVISEMPIQPGILNPFGTVNAGATLWLADVTASVLVLEGVNPEQGMKGFPLAININANLLGNNTAGTFVAKSNYVKKGRTVSVVKTTVIDVSGKLIAEVTTSHVQSA
- a CDS encoding GNAT family N-acetyltransferase, producing the protein MEIVPLADKKEFIAELAELHHAEWKHLNPSLTLDGRAEAIANAAGREGIPSIFIAISGNQLVGSAALVKNDMDSKPDLSPWLAAVYVKEGFRHQGIATELIIRCEDEAVRSNISTWYLYTEFASKLYEKLGWRHMERCEYKGVTVDVMCKQVAS